Genomic segment of Macrobrachium rosenbergii isolate ZJJX-2024 chromosome 19, ASM4041242v1, whole genome shotgun sequence:
AGTTGTAGGGAAACctcattcagaataaaaaagtaataaagacatCCATCTAATCCCACCACTTGAAGAAATGTCCTtctgttataaaaaatttcaacgtCCCAATGACCTACTTTATGAACCGTTACCGGAAGCATTAAAAGTAGAAGCCGTCGGTGACATATTAATAAGAAGGGTGTCAAGAAGATTCATCAAAGGATCAGATCCTCTTCGTGACTGACTTGTGGTCGCGAATCTGCTGAAGGAGACGAGTGGGAGGATCCTCTTGGGTATAAAAGGGATCGAACTCCTTCCTCGGtatcagttcttcttcttcttcctcttgtgatTGGTATCCAGCATCatggaaatgaaggtaaatagtttctttctttctttcttaatttaaatcttctgctgaaaacccttatggacagagtcaacagactatgataaacccaagaggacactaaagggaaatcagcctgcagagagagacaagttgtaGGAAGAggtgataaacagataaatatgagggaataggaaataaaacccaTACAACTGATAATTATGAAACcacagcagagagcaggaatgaatttgctcctcgcttaaactaGGCCATGTCTTCCACATTCTAGttatagccaagataaaactcccatCAAAGTGAGTAGTATTGAACCTATAATAGATAACAATACACTTTTTGGAAGAGGCGCCTTCCTAGTGTTGCTAGCAAGAACTGCAGCACCAGGCAGGCTACTACTGCAAAAggtgtgtcgttttctagtatcaggtttaatattaTTCAGTTTGTTAGTTTCTAGAGCATATGGATACAATCTTCCTAAGAGAATGTTTCAACGTGAATCATAAATCTTCGTTGATATTTGTCAGTTGGGACTAAATGGGAAATTGCACTCTTGTACAGGCACTATTCTTGGCAGTCATATTGGCAGTTGCTGCTGCAGAGTCTCCCAGATCCTACggacctcctcctccaccctcacAGTCCTACGGAAGACCTAATGGTTTCAACAACGGCAACGGACGTTTCGTAAGTCTAATTTCCCTCTAATTTTACCAAGTGTGCAACAGAGAAACATCGAATATATAAGATGCCTATATAACAATCCCCACTCCTTTATCCAGCACTCCCTTATCTGTACTCCTTCATTCCTTCTCAGCCTCCAGCTCGCTACGACTTCGAGTACGAGGTGAAGGACCGCCCATCAGGCAACGACTTCGGCCACCAGGAATCCCGAAGGGGCGATAACACTGACGGGTCTTATTCGGTGCTTCTTCCCGACGGCCGTCTTCAGAAGGTCACGTACGAGGTCAATGGAGACTCAGGTTTCTTGGCCGAGGTCACCTACGAGGGAGAAGCTCGGTACCCAAGACCTCAGGCTTCTGTTTCCAATGGATACCAAGCTCCCAGGTCCTCCTCCTATGATTAATGTCATATCTTGCTGATGAAAGGCGATGAACTGGTTATTCCCTAAGATGAACATTTagatttgataataatatattttgaattcatcTCCAGGATGTTATTTGTcctttctttgttctttgtaGGAGagcttttgaaattctttttccttATGTATTAAGATGTTCGCCAGCGTCCAAATCCACAATACAACTGATATAGTCttctatatatgtgtgaaatGATCGTGTTATAAACAGGTAAAATCACCTGAAAACAGGTGTTAACTATAACCTACTTAGGGTATTTGAACCACTGGCTGCTGAAGGGCTGGCCAATGCTCAATCCACTCAACTACAGTTGTATATAGAAGTAGAATTACCAGATATTCAACTGCACCTTTTCGGACCACAGGAATTGCTAATGCACCCCAACTTTGTTTTTCTCAATTTCCCCTCTCTTCTGTTGGGTTTGAGCAACCAAATAAAAATAGGCAACAGTGCACATATACATCtatgaaaaaaacatttgaagacatatacacactcacataaacACATAAGACATTAACACTTTCTTATACAAATAATCTTTTGACCGTCAAAGATCTAAAACTTTCAGAAATCCTATTTTAAATCTATCTTTGTTGTAGGACGAATGTCTAAGATCCTCACCTTAAAAATGCTAACTCAGATATAAAAGATGTTAAAATACTCCTTTTTTCGCCTTTGGAAATGGTGGCTCCGTAAATGTGCAGTCTTCAATtgttttagcaagtctttatggaTGCAGTTGCTAGATATACCCCATTTTGCCTGCCTCATTTCTAGTTGAGTAGATTTATGTGCTGTAATCTAGGAGCGGTTCACAGACCTAGCAAAAATGAACCGTGGGGTGAACCGCCCGAAACAACTGTCAATGACACGTTCAGTCTTTGACTCATGAGTCATGAATGAAACCCcatgtgcaggaaacttccagaAGTTCACAACATTGGGCTCCTGTCTTGTATGAACTCCAAGACTTCCTGAAAATGAGACCCTTTCTTTCTAAAACCTTTTCTCCCTTTTCAACCAACCTCAGTAAATTTGCTGAGGGATTGCGCAAGGCCTCTGATATTCCGTTCTAAGTTCAGGACGTCAGTCTGGAATCGAGAAGAGATTCCTGTGTGtcacgagaaaagagagagagagagagagagagagagagagagagagagagagagagagagagagagagagagagagaataagtcagtgtttaaaaagacactcaaagAGGAAGGTCTAAAATATAGAGAAATGAAGTAAATAACattctttatattctctctctctctctctctctctctctctctctctctctctctctctctctctctctctctctcaggtgtgtcATTGCATGCTTTCTTTCCCCGTTTTTCTCATCAAGGTTACCACAATAATCTGCACCGAACTCCATGCTGAAGCATTTACTACTAaacttactcatttttttttattattgtgtaaatACTTGGAGATTGCTAAACAAAAACAGCttgatatttcttcttcttgcagactgtaacttaaatatatacaaaacatactcGTGAATCTGTAAGGAACAGTCGTGCGATAAGATTCCTCTAGAGCTAGAGACACTGATGAAGACAAATGGAAGGGCAGATGAAGCCTTTCAGCTTTTAGACGAACTCTGAGGGACTGCAGAGTCTGTCAGTCCATCGGAATAATGCAAGGGGGAAATTGATGGATGAGTTTGTGTGCTTTCTCGACTGTGAGAGTTTTCTTCCGATTTGAATGTCATGGAGCGATTTGGCCGAGTGAAGATTTTCGTTCTGTAGATGTTCATCTCGAATTTATACgtcttttagtgttctgtaaaagaaaactattgtgttgactttgtgtgtccgtccgcactttttctgtccgcactttttggtccgccctcagatcttaaaaaatactgaaactagagggctgcaaattggtgtgcttATCGTctaccctctagtcatcaaacataccaaattctagccctctagcctaatagttttaattttatttaaggttaaagttatccataatcgtgcgtctggcaaagatataggacaggcccttgttaaagtttcaggggacccggctcatgcagcatcacaccgagactaccaaaagatagatctatttttggtggccttgattatacactgtaaagAACTTACTGGAAACGTTTAGAAGTAAATGATTTAACACTTGCTCAAAGCAGCTCatatggtgcactgcaggcatcactGAAGGGCGTTTCCAAAGacccttcggcccttagttgcacaaacttttaaaaagttttttactttacctttacCCCAATGTCCTTTCTTCAGCCTGGCTGTCCAGCCTTTCTAACTAATACTTccttcctgttccacctttcgattcttgtacttcatctcttttattttccgcGTCTCTTTGTCTTGCATCCCAACAGCTCCAACTCTCGCTTTTCGCTTCCTTAAGCACCGAGTGGCTGAAAGTGCTCCACTTCTTGGCATGGCAGCCAAAATattataatcaatcaatcattactTGCGtaaatcagttttccttttctattttttatcagaGAACCTCGCTGAAGTACCTGATATAAAGCTCTGACTGATGAAAAATGGCGGAAATTTATTGAATATCTCGATGTTTAGCTAGGATAGAAAAAACACATTCGTAAAACTGCATTAATGGAAGGCCACATGTATCCACTACCGCCTGGGAGAGACGAGAATTCCGACTCCTGAAACCTGATGCTTGATcagaatttccttcattttccacgACGAACTCTCGAGAGCTGCTTCTAAGGAAAGCAGAAAATGTTGCTCTGAGAGTTTTGCCCACATACTGGCAAACATTGGTCTTGAAAGAGGATGACTGGTCAAAGATATATTCTAGCAAAAACAGCAGAAAATGTTTGAGGAAAATTTCACCATTATTTTGACATTACAACAGATGTAAACACTGTGTCTTTTATGGACCAAGTGGAGATTTGCCAACAAcgaagtgaaaatgaataaacacagTTTTTTCTGGATGTATGACTAAAagccacagcagcagcaggcacaatAAGAATGTCAAGCCTTtaagaaaatatcctttaatgACCTTCTTGCATGTACAGTGCTACACCACTTTCCCTGGAAGCGTGTCTACGGTGATCTACGGCTTTCCAAGCAAAATCGTTAAGCGTTATTTCCGTTCTAAGATTCAGCGATGCACAATAGGGCTTTTTCTGTCTTAGTTTAGCATCTTTGCTGGGATTTAGATGGGATAGATTGTCAGGAAGCTGAGAGCAATAGAAAGATGCAAAAACGAATAACGAGTTTTGACTATCGTCGGGAAATGTGATAAGGAAAGAATGTCTAGATGAGGTGAGAGATTATGCAAATGTCAACGAAGTATTCACATATTGCAAAACATCAcccatttttcatttcagttactcAAAAACCTTCGAAAAATGTATCAGGAACTGACGAACCACTATTAGATTTAATAATACCCTAACACtatttttcttcttgcattttgatacatttttatctatttatctttttattaatttattttcttccttttattttttaataagtggtatctcttctttctgtatttccctttacttcctcttacttctttccagtgaacaacataatattctttggaagcttgaatttcaagtcaatggcccctttggtgtgcttgctccatatgaagaaatttcatctactgaatgataataataataataataataataataataataataataataataataataataataatttataagcaGTCAGATTTTTGCCTTGGAaaatatcatcataattgtatTCAATGATGCGTTCCAAGATATTGTCTCACTTTAGCTGTGGATTAAGGTTTTGCGATTTTGGAAAAGCAATGCAGTGAGTTACAGAACACTTCCTTGAAAACTCCCACAGGCTGAATTATCTACGTACAAGAATTATGCTTCAAAGTCTGAGAAACTGACGAGAAATGATGAAGTGATGAAGAAGTAATTAAcgataaaaatgaagattaatgaaTATGTAAGGCAACAGCAATATCCACGACTGACTGGAAATATGAGATATTATCTCTACGCGAAAACTATATACAGAGATAACTGAAATGAGATCATAATAATTTGCAGTCGGGCGTTTGGATTCTCTTCGGGGGCATCGCCAGAGTGCGCCCCGTGACTCCGTGCCGAACTAAGACCGTCACGGAGTAGGAAGCGCCCGGCGACAGAGCTTCCGTCTTGTAACTCTGTCTTTTGGAAGCCGCGGACTGGCCGCACCACTTGTCCACGAAGAGCCAAGGCTTCTCGATCAGGGGCTCCCAACCGCACTGCCTCGGCGTCCTCTCTGTCCAGAATGCACTGCTTCTCAGCCCTTCCACGAGCACGCAGTACGAGGCGTTTCCAGGCGCCTTGAACCACTTCACGAGAGCCGAAGTGCAAGTGATGTTCGAGATCCTCACAACTGCCCTGCGAGGCAAACGAGGCAACGCCAGCGTTCTCGTCGTATGGGCTGCAGTGATGAGTATACTGTTTCCCGCCCCTGGGGGATCCGTTTTGAGATAGAGCGTTATGGTTGCTTGTGGGAGGTTCCTCAAGACGAGGTGCAGGGAGCCCGGGTCCCCCGTGGCGCTCCCCAGGCTGATTCCATGCCGCGTCTTGACGTTCAGGTGAAGCTGTGTGCTGCAGGTGACAGCCATGATGTGCAGTCTCCGCCCTCTCTTTCGAACCTTGAACTTGACAGAGGCCGTGCCGCCAGCCGATGGGACTAGCGTCATCAGTTCGCCCGGCCTCAGGCGCGGCACCTTCGCCCTACTGCCGCTGCTCGGCCTGACGACGC
This window contains:
- the LOC136848391 gene encoding pro-resilin-like gives rise to the protein MGNCTLVQALFLAVILAVAAAESPRSYGPPPPPSQSYGRPNGFNNGNGRFPPARYDFEYEVKDRPSGNDFGHQESRRGDNTDGSYSVLLPDGRLQKVTYEVNGDSGFLAEVTYEGEARYPRPQASVSNGYQAPRSSSYD